One segment of Cataglyphis hispanica isolate Lineage 1 chromosome 23, ULB_Chis1_1.0, whole genome shotgun sequence DNA contains the following:
- the LOC126857988 gene encoding protein diaphanous isoform X2 yields MANRRDKPTGFLDTWFGRPKKAGRGTGTRGYSGSNTMPRPHSGDDINEIEQQRCIIERMDEETVNDRFEEMLANMNLTEEKKEPLRQQSESKKKEMLVLHYKGSIQENRSKFDKPADYIQYLAQPDLSVNKIYNCIESLRIALTNNPLSWVQEFGTKGLKQVLATLNECYRNDNRYERIQYECIRCLKAIMNNTVGIKEMLAHHEALTIVARSLEPTKPSVMSEAVKLLGAVCLISSDSHKKVLDAITMNGEFKGRERFLPIVQGLMNKKNENLRVVCLQLINSIISSAEDLDFRLHLRNEVMRVGLADILEMLEKDESEDLATHLKIFNDHKEEDYEEFVQRFDNVRLELDDVNDCFEVVKNMVMDTTAEPYFLSILQHLLFIRDDALVRTAYYKLIEECISQIVLHRSGCDPDFSATKRFQIDVQPLIDTLVEKSRAEEERRLVEVTQKLEEAIASRQEAEAKLQHAENKIKELEQGTAKSGNSRTAICPPPPPMPGIGGSLPPPPPPLPGGFGPPPPPMPGMTCPPPPPMPGSKGPPPPPMPGKGGPPPPPMPGMGPPPPPMMGGLSPPTQIQVLPPGLKPKKKWEVDGPLKRANWKAILPHRLTEKSFWTKVQEDRLASPEILDGLAQKFASKPSGKKMDDVVDKSATTKKVKDLKVLDSKAAQNICILLGGTLKHMPYTEVKRCLFRCEGPVISDNILQGLIQYLPPPDQLSKLQMYKDQYNDLTEAEQFCVTISTIKRLLPRLRSLSFMLRYEELVQDVKPDIVAATAACEEVKNSKKFARILELILLLGNYMNSGSKNGQAFGFEISFLTKLTSTKDIDNKQTLMHYLVDTIERKFPECLNFIEELAHVDRASRVSLENVQRTLRQMETNIRNLEQDLSNAKVPQCDEDFFIDVMKPFAKKARESYEILQNMFKNMDSLYTDISEFFSFDKQKYTIEEFFGDIKTFKDDFLQSQKEIIKLKEGEEKQRRAREAREKAEVEKAARAARKRALVDMNAHETQEGVMDSLMEALQTGSAFSRPDQRRKRQTRVAGGKFYRTYIWRRIVKRDQAAQSFTNTLSTKLMYEYENVTPTQTVRHDIISNRIMTKLCTTDDSSFITPEENQELYKRMLLDEAKKTPKQIKRSPRVTFFQKKRQCSRCNLPFYTAMPVFDETPKRDILLKTVTNFESRRINIDWELSPLVGENVSLKRAHIISPVKQKRVVVNKIRKRNSIVRRAILNRKRIHASNKSAKRCRLRYSLQSPPNMSSTMPPVMNSSIISSNSIKSAKMSRTIDGFHTRILKAAYTPIKLLRSKNFENLTRHNETQNILDMKNKSLNSSISTQFLSTDQIINAQSPLLIEMSGITLLSENSPLHLIKPNSIYTEKNNLNISGKTFEKLTNTYEPFVLKASSPKNNYHKMKKPKDRLWKKKWKFWQASNISTI; encoded by the exons ATGGCGAACAGAAGGGACAAACCTACTGGCTTT TTGGACACATGGTTCGGTCGACCGAAAAAAGCCGGTCGCGGGACTGGGACGCGTGGCTATTCGGGCAGCAACACCATGCCCAGGCCACATTCCGGCGACGACATCAACGAGATCGAACAACAGCGTTGCATCATCGAGAGGATGGATGAGGAGACAGTGAACGACAGATTCGAGGAAATGCTA GCCAATATGAATCTAActgaggaaaagaaagaaccCTTGCGCCAGCAATCGGagtcaaaaaagaaagagatgttGGTATTGCACTACAAAGGCAGTATACAGGAGAATCGATCAAAATTCGACAAGCCGGCAGACTATATACAATATCTGGCGCAACCCGATTTAAGTGTCAACAAGATCTACAATTGCATCGAATCCCTCAGGATCGCGCTCACTAACAATCCGCTCAGCTGGGTGCAGGAGTTTGGCACTAAAGGGCTCAAGCAAGTTTTGGCTACTCTCAATGAGTGTTATCGAAA TGACAACCGTTATGAGCGAATACAATACGAATGTATTCGTTGTTTAAAGGCAATCATGAATAATACCGTTggtataaaagaaatgttggCTCATCACGAAGCTCTTACGATCGTAGCCAGATCACTGGAGCCGACGAAACCGTCCGTAATGTCCGAAGCTGTAAAGTTACTCGGCGCGGTGTGTCTCATATCGAGCGATAGTCACAAAAAAGTTTTAGATGCAATTACTATGAACGGCGAGTTCAAAGGTCGGGAAAGATTTTTGCCGATCGTACAAGGgttgatgaataaaaaaaatgaaaatttaagg GTAGTATGTCTTCAACTCATAAACTCGATAATATCGTCCGCCGAGGATCTAGATTTTCGCTTACATCTCAGAAATGAAGTAATGCGAGTCGGTTTAGCTGACATTCTCGAAATGTTAGAAAAAGATGAGTCGGAAGATTTGGCgacgcatttaaaaatttttaatgatcacAAAGAGGAGGATTATGAAGAATTTGTACAAAGATTTGACAATGTACGTTTAGAATTAGACGACGTTAATGACTGTTTCGAAGTAGTTAAAAATATGGTAATGGATACTACTGCTGAGCCATACTTCTTATCTATACTTCAACaccttttatttattcgagatGATGCTTTGGTTCG AACGGCATATTATAAACTTATCGAGGAATGTATATCGCAAATCGTATTGCATCGTTCAGGCTGTGATCCAGATTTCAGCGCGACGAAGCGCTTCCAGATTGACGTACAACCGTTAATCGATACCCTAGTCGAGAAATCACGGGCTGAGGAGGAACGCCGGTTGGTAGAAGTAACGCAAAAGCTAGAAGAAGCTATAGCTAGTCGACAAGAAGCCGAAGCGAAGCTTCAGCATGCGGAAAACAAGATCAAGGAACTGGAGCAGGGAACGGCAAAGTCTGGCAACTCT AGAACTGCTATATGTCCGCCTCCACCACCTATGCCAGGCATAGGCGGATCACTGCCACCGCCACCACCTCCTCTTCCCGGTGGTTTTGGTCCACCTCCACCACCAATGCCCGGCATGACATGTCCACCTCCGCCACCTATGCCTGGCTCGAAAGGACCTCCACCTCCACCTATGCCTGGAAAGGGAGGACCTCCGCCACCACCAATGCCAGGGATGGGTCCTCCACCGCCACCAATGATGGGAGGATTATCTCCACCGACTCAAATACAGGTTTTGCCTCCCGGACTAAAACCGAAAAAGAAGTGGGAGGTAGACGGACCACTAAAAAGAGCGAACTGGAAGGCG ATTTTGCCTCATAGATTAACAGAAAAATCATTTTGGACAAAAGTACAAGAAGATAGATTAGCTAGTCCAGAAATATTGGATGGCCTCGCGCAAAAATTTGCATCAAAACCAAGTGGGAAAAAAATGGACGATGTTGTTGATAA GTCAGCAACAACGAAGAAAGTAAAAGATCTCAAAGTTTTGGACAGTAAAGCGgctcaaaatatatgtatacttctTGGTGGCACACTAAAGCACATGCCTTATACAGAAGTAAAAAGATGCTTATTTAGATGCGAGGGACCAGTTATCtctgataatatattgcaaggattaattcaatatttaccaCCACCGGATCAATTATCGAAGTTACAGATGTACAAGGACCAGTACAATGATTTGACTGAAGCGGAGCAATTCTGTGTTACA ATATCTACAATAAAAAGGTTACTGCCCAGATTAAGATCATTAAGCTTTATGTTACGATATGAAGAGCTGGTACAAGATGTGAAACCTGACATAGTAGCAGCTACAGCAGCATGTGAAGAAGTGAAGAATAGCAAAAAGTTTGCACGGATACtcgaattaatattgttactcGGCAATTATATGAATTCCGGTTCCAAAAATGGCCAAGCATTTGGATTTGAAATTAGCTTCCTTACAAAg ttaacTAGTACTAAAGATATCGATAACAAACAAACTCTTATGCATTATTTGGTGGATacgatagaaagaaaattccCGGAATGTCTCAACTTTATTGAAGAATTGGCACATGTAGATCGCGCTAGCCGAGTATCTTTGGAAAATGTTCAGCGGACATTACGTCAAATGGAAACCAATATTCGTAATCTCGAACAAGATCTTTCGAATGCCAAGGTTCCACAATGTGATGAGGACTTCTTTATAGATGTTATGAAA CCATTCGCCAAGAAAGCCAGGGAATCTTACGAAATCTTGCagaatatgtttaaaaatatggatTCCTTATACACGGACATCtccgaatttttttctttcgacaaACAAAAGTACACTATAGAGGAATTCTTCGGCGATATCAAAACGTTCAAAGATGATTTCTTG CAATCACAGAAGGAGATAATAAAACTGAAGGAAGGCGAGGAAAAGCAGAGACGAGCAAGAGAAGCGCGCGAAAAAGCGGAAGTGGAAAAGGCGGCTCGAGCCGCACGCAAACGCGCGTTAGTCGATATGAATGCACACGAAACGCAGGAAGGCGTTATGGATAGTCTGATGGAAGCATTGCAGACTGGATCGGCCTTCAGTCGACCGGATCAACGACGCAAACGGCAGACGCGTGTAGCTGGTGGTAAGTTCTATAGAACATACATCTGGAGACGAATAGTGAAGAGGGATCAAGCAGCTCAATCGTTTACTAATACTTTATCGACTAAGCTAATGTACGAATATGAAAATGTAACTCCAACTCAGACTGTGCGACACGATATAATTTCGAACAGGATTATGACTAAATTATGTACGACGGATGATTCGAGCTTTATCACACCGGAAGAGAATCAGGAGCTGTACAAGCGTATGTTGCTAGACGAGGCCAAAAAAACACCTAAGCAGATAAAGCGTTCGCCTAGAGTCACAttctttcagaaaaaaagacaatgtAGCCGTTGTAATCTTCCGTTTTATACAGCGATGCCAGTATTCGATGAAACAccgaaaagagatattttgttaaaaacagTTACGAACTTCGAGTCCAGACGCATTAATATTGATTGGGAATTAAGCCCGTTAGTCGGTGAAAACGTCTCTCTTAAACGAGCACATATAATTAGTCCGGTCAAACAAAAACGCGTTGTAGTCAACAAGATACGCAAGAGAAATAGCATTGTGCGCCGCGCTATATTGAATCGTAAACGTATACACGCGAGCAATAAAAGTGCAAAACGCTGTAGATTGCGCTATTCTTTGCAAAGTCCACCTAATATGAGTAGTACTATGCCACCGGTCATGAACTCGTCAATTATAAGTTCGAATTCCATAAAAAGTGCAAAAATGTCAAGAACAATCGATGGTTTTCATACTAGAATACTTAAAGCAGCATATACTCCGATAAAACTTTTAAGgtcgaaaaattttgaaaatctaaCGCGACATAATGAAACTCAAAACATAttagatatgaaaaataaatctttaaactcCAGCATATCTACACAGTTTTTAAGTACCGATCAGATAATTAACGCGCAATCgccattattaattgaaatgagtggaattacattattatcggAAAATAGTCcattgcatttaataaaaccaaattctatttatactgAAAAGAACAATCTGAATATATCTGGGAAAACGTTTGAAAAACTCACAAATACGTACGAGCCATTTGTTTTGAAAGCAAGCAgtccaaaaaataattatcataaaatgaaaaaaccaAAAGATAGATTATggaaaaagaaatggaaattttGGCAGGCATCTAACATAAGcactatatga
- the LOC126857988 gene encoding protein diaphanous isoform X1: MSGSQKIQRRKTWYHKAEAGIEKLDTWFGRPKKAGRGTGTRGYSGSNTMPRPHSGDDINEIEQQRCIIERMDEETVNDRFEEMLANMNLTEEKKEPLRQQSESKKKEMLVLHYKGSIQENRSKFDKPADYIQYLAQPDLSVNKIYNCIESLRIALTNNPLSWVQEFGTKGLKQVLATLNECYRNDNRYERIQYECIRCLKAIMNNTVGIKEMLAHHEALTIVARSLEPTKPSVMSEAVKLLGAVCLISSDSHKKVLDAITMNGEFKGRERFLPIVQGLMNKKNENLRVVCLQLINSIISSAEDLDFRLHLRNEVMRVGLADILEMLEKDESEDLATHLKIFNDHKEEDYEEFVQRFDNVRLELDDVNDCFEVVKNMVMDTTAEPYFLSILQHLLFIRDDALVRTAYYKLIEECISQIVLHRSGCDPDFSATKRFQIDVQPLIDTLVEKSRAEEERRLVEVTQKLEEAIASRQEAEAKLQHAENKIKELEQGTAKSGNSRTAICPPPPPMPGIGGSLPPPPPPLPGGFGPPPPPMPGMTCPPPPPMPGSKGPPPPPMPGKGGPPPPPMPGMGPPPPPMMGGLSPPTQIQVLPPGLKPKKKWEVDGPLKRANWKAILPHRLTEKSFWTKVQEDRLASPEILDGLAQKFASKPSGKKMDDVVDKSATTKKVKDLKVLDSKAAQNICILLGGTLKHMPYTEVKRCLFRCEGPVISDNILQGLIQYLPPPDQLSKLQMYKDQYNDLTEAEQFCVTISTIKRLLPRLRSLSFMLRYEELVQDVKPDIVAATAACEEVKNSKKFARILELILLLGNYMNSGSKNGQAFGFEISFLTKLTSTKDIDNKQTLMHYLVDTIERKFPECLNFIEELAHVDRASRVSLENVQRTLRQMETNIRNLEQDLSNAKVPQCDEDFFIDVMKPFAKKARESYEILQNMFKNMDSLYTDISEFFSFDKQKYTIEEFFGDIKTFKDDFLQSQKEIIKLKEGEEKQRRAREAREKAEVEKAARAARKRALVDMNAHETQEGVMDSLMEALQTGSAFSRPDQRRKRQTRVAGGKFYRTYIWRRIVKRDQAAQSFTNTLSTKLMYEYENVTPTQTVRHDIISNRIMTKLCTTDDSSFITPEENQELYKRMLLDEAKKTPKQIKRSPRVTFFQKKRQCSRCNLPFYTAMPVFDETPKRDILLKTVTNFESRRINIDWELSPLVGENVSLKRAHIISPVKQKRVVVNKIRKRNSIVRRAILNRKRIHASNKSAKRCRLRYSLQSPPNMSSTMPPVMNSSIISSNSIKSAKMSRTIDGFHTRILKAAYTPIKLLRSKNFENLTRHNETQNILDMKNKSLNSSISTQFLSTDQIINAQSPLLIEMSGITLLSENSPLHLIKPNSIYTEKNNLNISGKTFEKLTNTYEPFVLKASSPKNNYHKMKKPKDRLWKKKWKFWQASNISTI; encoded by the exons ATGTCTGGATCCCAAAAAATCCAAAGAAGAAAAACTTGGTATCACAAAGCCGAGGCCGGAATCGAAAAG TTGGACACATGGTTCGGTCGACCGAAAAAAGCCGGTCGCGGGACTGGGACGCGTGGCTATTCGGGCAGCAACACCATGCCCAGGCCACATTCCGGCGACGACATCAACGAGATCGAACAACAGCGTTGCATCATCGAGAGGATGGATGAGGAGACAGTGAACGACAGATTCGAGGAAATGCTA GCCAATATGAATCTAActgaggaaaagaaagaaccCTTGCGCCAGCAATCGGagtcaaaaaagaaagagatgttGGTATTGCACTACAAAGGCAGTATACAGGAGAATCGATCAAAATTCGACAAGCCGGCAGACTATATACAATATCTGGCGCAACCCGATTTAAGTGTCAACAAGATCTACAATTGCATCGAATCCCTCAGGATCGCGCTCACTAACAATCCGCTCAGCTGGGTGCAGGAGTTTGGCACTAAAGGGCTCAAGCAAGTTTTGGCTACTCTCAATGAGTGTTATCGAAA TGACAACCGTTATGAGCGAATACAATACGAATGTATTCGTTGTTTAAAGGCAATCATGAATAATACCGTTggtataaaagaaatgttggCTCATCACGAAGCTCTTACGATCGTAGCCAGATCACTGGAGCCGACGAAACCGTCCGTAATGTCCGAAGCTGTAAAGTTACTCGGCGCGGTGTGTCTCATATCGAGCGATAGTCACAAAAAAGTTTTAGATGCAATTACTATGAACGGCGAGTTCAAAGGTCGGGAAAGATTTTTGCCGATCGTACAAGGgttgatgaataaaaaaaatgaaaatttaagg GTAGTATGTCTTCAACTCATAAACTCGATAATATCGTCCGCCGAGGATCTAGATTTTCGCTTACATCTCAGAAATGAAGTAATGCGAGTCGGTTTAGCTGACATTCTCGAAATGTTAGAAAAAGATGAGTCGGAAGATTTGGCgacgcatttaaaaatttttaatgatcacAAAGAGGAGGATTATGAAGAATTTGTACAAAGATTTGACAATGTACGTTTAGAATTAGACGACGTTAATGACTGTTTCGAAGTAGTTAAAAATATGGTAATGGATACTACTGCTGAGCCATACTTCTTATCTATACTTCAACaccttttatttattcgagatGATGCTTTGGTTCG AACGGCATATTATAAACTTATCGAGGAATGTATATCGCAAATCGTATTGCATCGTTCAGGCTGTGATCCAGATTTCAGCGCGACGAAGCGCTTCCAGATTGACGTACAACCGTTAATCGATACCCTAGTCGAGAAATCACGGGCTGAGGAGGAACGCCGGTTGGTAGAAGTAACGCAAAAGCTAGAAGAAGCTATAGCTAGTCGACAAGAAGCCGAAGCGAAGCTTCAGCATGCGGAAAACAAGATCAAGGAACTGGAGCAGGGAACGGCAAAGTCTGGCAACTCT AGAACTGCTATATGTCCGCCTCCACCACCTATGCCAGGCATAGGCGGATCACTGCCACCGCCACCACCTCCTCTTCCCGGTGGTTTTGGTCCACCTCCACCACCAATGCCCGGCATGACATGTCCACCTCCGCCACCTATGCCTGGCTCGAAAGGACCTCCACCTCCACCTATGCCTGGAAAGGGAGGACCTCCGCCACCACCAATGCCAGGGATGGGTCCTCCACCGCCACCAATGATGGGAGGATTATCTCCACCGACTCAAATACAGGTTTTGCCTCCCGGACTAAAACCGAAAAAGAAGTGGGAGGTAGACGGACCACTAAAAAGAGCGAACTGGAAGGCG ATTTTGCCTCATAGATTAACAGAAAAATCATTTTGGACAAAAGTACAAGAAGATAGATTAGCTAGTCCAGAAATATTGGATGGCCTCGCGCAAAAATTTGCATCAAAACCAAGTGGGAAAAAAATGGACGATGTTGTTGATAA GTCAGCAACAACGAAGAAAGTAAAAGATCTCAAAGTTTTGGACAGTAAAGCGgctcaaaatatatgtatacttctTGGTGGCACACTAAAGCACATGCCTTATACAGAAGTAAAAAGATGCTTATTTAGATGCGAGGGACCAGTTATCtctgataatatattgcaaggattaattcaatatttaccaCCACCGGATCAATTATCGAAGTTACAGATGTACAAGGACCAGTACAATGATTTGACTGAAGCGGAGCAATTCTGTGTTACA ATATCTACAATAAAAAGGTTACTGCCCAGATTAAGATCATTAAGCTTTATGTTACGATATGAAGAGCTGGTACAAGATGTGAAACCTGACATAGTAGCAGCTACAGCAGCATGTGAAGAAGTGAAGAATAGCAAAAAGTTTGCACGGATACtcgaattaatattgttactcGGCAATTATATGAATTCCGGTTCCAAAAATGGCCAAGCATTTGGATTTGAAATTAGCTTCCTTACAAAg ttaacTAGTACTAAAGATATCGATAACAAACAAACTCTTATGCATTATTTGGTGGATacgatagaaagaaaattccCGGAATGTCTCAACTTTATTGAAGAATTGGCACATGTAGATCGCGCTAGCCGAGTATCTTTGGAAAATGTTCAGCGGACATTACGTCAAATGGAAACCAATATTCGTAATCTCGAACAAGATCTTTCGAATGCCAAGGTTCCACAATGTGATGAGGACTTCTTTATAGATGTTATGAAA CCATTCGCCAAGAAAGCCAGGGAATCTTACGAAATCTTGCagaatatgtttaaaaatatggatTCCTTATACACGGACATCtccgaatttttttctttcgacaaACAAAAGTACACTATAGAGGAATTCTTCGGCGATATCAAAACGTTCAAAGATGATTTCTTG CAATCACAGAAGGAGATAATAAAACTGAAGGAAGGCGAGGAAAAGCAGAGACGAGCAAGAGAAGCGCGCGAAAAAGCGGAAGTGGAAAAGGCGGCTCGAGCCGCACGCAAACGCGCGTTAGTCGATATGAATGCACACGAAACGCAGGAAGGCGTTATGGATAGTCTGATGGAAGCATTGCAGACTGGATCGGCCTTCAGTCGACCGGATCAACGACGCAAACGGCAGACGCGTGTAGCTGGTGGTAAGTTCTATAGAACATACATCTGGAGACGAATAGTGAAGAGGGATCAAGCAGCTCAATCGTTTACTAATACTTTATCGACTAAGCTAATGTACGAATATGAAAATGTAACTCCAACTCAGACTGTGCGACACGATATAATTTCGAACAGGATTATGACTAAATTATGTACGACGGATGATTCGAGCTTTATCACACCGGAAGAGAATCAGGAGCTGTACAAGCGTATGTTGCTAGACGAGGCCAAAAAAACACCTAAGCAGATAAAGCGTTCGCCTAGAGTCACAttctttcagaaaaaaagacaatgtAGCCGTTGTAATCTTCCGTTTTATACAGCGATGCCAGTATTCGATGAAACAccgaaaagagatattttgttaaaaacagTTACGAACTTCGAGTCCAGACGCATTAATATTGATTGGGAATTAAGCCCGTTAGTCGGTGAAAACGTCTCTCTTAAACGAGCACATATAATTAGTCCGGTCAAACAAAAACGCGTTGTAGTCAACAAGATACGCAAGAGAAATAGCATTGTGCGCCGCGCTATATTGAATCGTAAACGTATACACGCGAGCAATAAAAGTGCAAAACGCTGTAGATTGCGCTATTCTTTGCAAAGTCCACCTAATATGAGTAGTACTATGCCACCGGTCATGAACTCGTCAATTATAAGTTCGAATTCCATAAAAAGTGCAAAAATGTCAAGAACAATCGATGGTTTTCATACTAGAATACTTAAAGCAGCATATACTCCGATAAAACTTTTAAGgtcgaaaaattttgaaaatctaaCGCGACATAATGAAACTCAAAACATAttagatatgaaaaataaatctttaaactcCAGCATATCTACACAGTTTTTAAGTACCGATCAGATAATTAACGCGCAATCgccattattaattgaaatgagtggaattacattattatcggAAAATAGTCcattgcatttaataaaaccaaattctatttatactgAAAAGAACAATCTGAATATATCTGGGAAAACGTTTGAAAAACTCACAAATACGTACGAGCCATTTGTTTTGAAAGCAAGCAgtccaaaaaataattatcataaaatgaaaaaaccaAAAGATAGATTATggaaaaagaaatggaaattttGGCAGGCATCTAACATAAGcactatatga